The window GGTACAGTGGAGAAACCCCAATCAGATTATTGTAATGAAGTAAACGACAAACTTCGTTTAGCTGAAGATGTAATAAAATGTCTGGCTGAAAGATGTGAAGAACTGGAAAGTTTAAGCGAATATCTTCCGTGTGTTAGAAAAGAAATTCGTGGCCAAATCGAACAGAGCATGCAAATGATACAAAGGTCTGTAAGTGAAAGACACGACTATCTGTTGAATGAACTTGATTCTTGTTTGAGTGTGAGAAATGAAGCTATAAATAAGTTACATACGGAATTCGAGACTCGACTTCAAAGACTATCTTCACACGTCGATCTTTTGAAAAGACTTTTACATACACAACCCACTAATGAAATCTCCTATCAAACTCAAAAGGTTATTCAAAACACAGTTTCAAGAGATCTTGCTACTCAAAAACATAAAGCTGAGATCGAAAAGCTTATTTCTGCCCCTATACCTTTGCACCCATCTGAAACTGATACTATGTCATTCTTTCCCACTGATTTAGATCAGGTTTTGAGTATGGTTAAGTGTGTTGGCTCTCTCGGCTTAACTGCAGTTGATGCTCAAAATACGAGCTTATCTGATAACTACTTGGATCATTTTGTCTCAGTCAGACGCTGCCAAGCGAACGAAGAAGTCAAAGTCGATATTATCACTAATGACAGGTTGGGCCGTGCAGTAGCGAATGCATCCAGTAAGGAATTTTCAGTCCTCTTAACTCAGAAAAACATCAGTGAGATGGAGGTTGGAATTCAAGagaaacaaatatcagacaGCGGTTCTAGTCTTTCACTTTATAGCAATCAcaatggaaataacattcaaggaaataatttacaagttgtttataaaatttctCATCCTGGTTTGTACGATCTTAGGATTAAATTATTTGGTGAACACATAAAAGGATCTCCTTATTGTATAAGTGTTGATACTCCTCCTAAAGCAAGTCTACAAGCAATATCTGAAACAATGAGAGAGATTAGTGAATTACCACGTCGTACACTACACAGAATTCAATCTAGAAGACGTTGTCAGTCTGAACCTGCTTATTCAAATCTATCTGATCAGCCAACAGCATTAGCTGATCTACATAAAATGGAAAGAGGTGACTTTTTATATTCCGTTGGTACAAAAGGAAGAGGTAATGGTGAATTTGCAAACCCATCTGGAATATGTATTAcaagagaaaataaaatacttGTCGCTGATAGTAACAATGCATTTATTCAAGtaagttaatttatttttataagctttttaatacattaacagacatttttattataattaatatttattattaccgTTTACATAATTTTAAATCTAAGTACTTTTATCAGGTCGTCATGTTTATATATACAACGGCAATATGAAAAACACATTTTACTCTATATTGTCGAATTCTATTGTAAAATCAGAAATAGTTTTAGAAACAATAGTCGCACGACTTTTGAAGGTACTGTATTTCAATGAATACTTCTATtttaattcactcattcattccgTCAATCAATTAGTCAGTTTATCATGTAATCATTTTTCTTCCTAAAATCTCAGCACTTTAAGCGATAAGAATACATTCTAAGCTAAATGAACAATTTAAATACCAGAATGGACTGTATTCATTTGATTTGACTGTTAGCCCACTTAACTACTTATCGTACAAGTACATTCTGAAAGCTTTTTTTTTCATAAagtattttacaaaatatagcTTTTTGTATTCGATTATGTTTTCACATATATTTGTGTCATAAGAGTATTCTTGAAAAATATCCAATTCTCTAATTTATAAATATAGTTTATCAATAATTTCCTTAATGTGAACACTGGTGTTGATTAAAGATTATGTTAGATGTTAGATAGTGACAACACATTGATTTTACATTTTAACTAGGGACAACACACAAATACTTATACCCTATAGCCATAAATTCACAATCTAATGGCTTTGCATTAAAAATGAGTTACCAATACGTATTAGCAATAATGttctaataaaagaaaatactgAAATAAACTAGTTCATATATTTCCCTAATTGAGGTATTGTTAACTTTTTTGTTAATAAAATGAAACCTAGAAACTCAAGAAA of the Schistosoma haematobium chromosome 4, whole genome shotgun sequence genome contains:
- a CDS encoding hypothetical protein (EggNog:ENOG410KDP6~COG:S~BUSCO:EOG091G02WU); this translates as MDVPRHDDMVFTSSTTDKDFGALVSINGTVEKPQSDYCNEVNDKLRLAEDVIKCLAERCEELESLSEYLPCVRKEIRGQIEQSMQMIQRSVSERHDYLLNELDSCLSVRNEAINKLHTEFETRLQRLSSHVDLLKRLLHTQPTNEISYQTQKVIQNTVSRDLATQKHKAEIEKLISAPIPLHPSETDTMSFFPTDLDQVLSMVKCVGSLGLTAVDAQNTSLSDNYLDHFVSVRRCQANEEVKVDIITNDRLGRAVANASSKEFSVLLTQKNISEMEVGIQEKQISDSGSSLSLYSNHNGNNIQGNNLQVVYKISHPGLYDLRIKLFGEHIKGSPYCISVDTPPKASLQAISETMREISELPRRTLHRIQSRRRCQSEPAYSNLSDQPTALADLHKMERGDFLYSVGTKGRGNGEFANPSGICITRENKILVADSNNAFIQVFTLQGQFIFRFGEYGYHPGQLMRPVDVAETINGNYLVSDYDLHCVTVYNTSGHYMSRFGQRYLSGPKGMVVDSRGRIVVVDQKSCMICIFKPTGKFINRFGARGLADNHFGNPIFIAVNSRDEIFVSDHVHHCIKVFDVNGLFLFKFGVNGIDPGMLHAPTGIGFDRFDHIYISDWGNNRVQVFDQTGNYLRMIDSKLETLSGPQGLALHQVSNKLLVVDPGNYCFKVFNANSTKDQGRQSSIFVSRS